One window from the genome of Rhodopirellula halodulae encodes:
- a CDS encoding FtsX-like permease family protein, whose product MESSARSVSMGSLVVSTLRHRQAVTLAVALGVATATAVITGALLVGDSMRGSLRSLTVERLGRIESIVSPGAFFPIDQVTLDGQTITVSANEDSEANPGAFTSTPVILFPGGSVEAEVDSDNRQRRIGGVQILGIEDAFWDLDVTGIRPEASPGDQSVVLNQAAADELRVAVGDQVTLRLPVEGAVPADSPLGRREIQSEGLPRMKVAAIVADAGLGRFSLSPNQAAPKTVFASREVIAEVLDREGQANAILDSRKLDAESVDWSLEALGWNLQTIERGENADGQPVIHYLSLTSENLLLPTDAVRSIQNVLPRDTVTPIMTYLANAIEFIDPESGEVLVNDQHHSVPYSTLSALDSGPTLALDYSIKDVASMSSESSGDEDRVPIVINDWTADRLGAKPGDSVRVFFYEPEVENGREVERSFDATITQVVPVTIPSKPYRRNREAVFDESITPYNDPNLTPDVPGVTDQASIGDWDLPFQLERDIDREDDQYWNEQRLTPKAFVPLAVGQKQFGSRFGETTGLRLDPKLASDMPGLRADILEATRTVQAELGWTPRLIQAEQLAASKGTTPFDGLFLALSFFVILAAVMLIALLLRLGVLQRLSEFGTLLAIGFTPGRVMRLALSETAVTAAIGTLLGILGGVAYAWGVLWALRSWWVGAVTVPFLQFHATPLSIGLGGVLGWLVCMMTAVWTLRFLLKLNPSSLVGGRITDTTSAMGKRVKPSTNGTGSRVQMIAWALVILAVVAAIAGAMGGGQQAAGGFVAAGMLLLIAMLIGVHQFIRRKRTASTSETNAGEVNLASRTLNGLAAANARRSPLRSTLAIGLVATAAFLILSISVFRLSPTREGTGGFDLIGQTAQPLHQDLRAEDIRSELLGRDADLLAEAAVRVVPFRMKSGDDASCNNLYQAMRPTVIGLSPDDSLDGFGWAGMAGETAEATWQMLDVPASGTADDPVPVVIDQNTAMWSLQMRSGIGEVKAFTYDADPIHFRVVGLLAGSVLQGKLIVGEQAFENVFPRSTGYQYFLFAIGGDQQNADTVSTMNDAQDIETIDQVSEVLESRLVDAGMDVQRADRVLEGLLAVQNTYLRTFQSLGALGLLLGTIGLAVAQLRSVLERRGELAVMRAVGFSRQRLAALVLGENTFLLALGIGCGAVTALLAVLPYAWLSGTQMPILEPLGILIVIFAFGTLAGLVAVRKVLTLPLVESLRAENAVADV is encoded by the coding sequence ATGGAATCCTCGGCTCGTTCCGTCTCGATGGGATCGTTGGTTGTTTCGACGCTTCGACACCGTCAAGCTGTGACGTTGGCGGTTGCTCTCGGTGTTGCAACAGCGACCGCGGTGATCACCGGAGCGTTGCTGGTGGGCGACTCCATGCGAGGAAGCCTGCGGTCATTGACGGTGGAACGGTTGGGGCGGATCGAATCGATTGTCTCACCGGGGGCGTTCTTTCCGATTGATCAAGTGACTTTGGATGGGCAGACCATCACCGTTTCAGCCAATGAAGATTCGGAAGCGAATCCAGGTGCGTTCACCTCCACGCCGGTGATCCTGTTTCCAGGTGGAAGCGTGGAAGCGGAGGTCGATTCAGACAACAGGCAGCGACGGATCGGTGGCGTTCAGATCCTTGGAATCGAGGATGCGTTTTGGGACTTGGATGTCACCGGAATCCGGCCGGAGGCTTCGCCAGGTGATCAAAGCGTGGTGTTGAACCAGGCCGCGGCGGATGAATTGCGAGTCGCGGTTGGTGACCAAGTCACGCTGCGATTGCCGGTCGAAGGAGCAGTGCCCGCGGACAGTCCCCTGGGACGTCGTGAAATTCAAAGCGAGGGTTTGCCTCGGATGAAAGTCGCGGCCATCGTGGCGGACGCCGGATTGGGACGGTTCTCACTGTCGCCCAATCAAGCCGCACCCAAGACCGTGTTTGCATCTCGAGAGGTGATTGCCGAGGTCCTGGACCGAGAAGGCCAGGCCAACGCAATTTTGGATTCGCGAAAACTTGATGCGGAATCGGTGGATTGGTCGCTGGAGGCTTTGGGATGGAACCTGCAAACCATTGAGCGAGGTGAGAATGCTGATGGCCAGCCGGTGATCCACTACCTGTCTTTGACAAGCGAGAACCTGTTGTTGCCGACGGATGCCGTGCGTTCCATCCAAAACGTGCTGCCAAGAGATACCGTCACGCCCATCATGACCTATCTGGCGAATGCCATCGAATTCATTGATCCGGAATCGGGCGAAGTCCTGGTGAATGACCAGCATCACTCGGTGCCCTACAGCACGTTGTCAGCATTGGATTCAGGACCGACGCTGGCACTGGACTACTCCATCAAAGATGTGGCATCAATGTCCAGTGAATCCAGCGGCGACGAGGATCGCGTGCCGATCGTCATCAACGATTGGACGGCGGATCGTTTGGGGGCCAAACCAGGCGATTCCGTTCGAGTGTTCTTCTATGAACCAGAAGTCGAAAACGGTCGTGAGGTGGAACGTTCGTTTGATGCAACGATCACCCAGGTGGTTCCTGTGACCATCCCGTCGAAGCCATACCGGCGAAATCGAGAAGCGGTGTTTGATGAATCAATCACTCCTTACAACGATCCAAACTTGACACCTGATGTTCCTGGTGTGACTGACCAGGCCTCCATTGGTGATTGGGATCTGCCCTTTCAATTGGAACGAGACATCGATCGAGAGGATGACCAGTATTGGAATGAACAACGGCTAACGCCCAAAGCGTTCGTTCCGTTGGCGGTGGGGCAAAAGCAATTCGGAAGTCGTTTCGGGGAGACGACAGGTTTGCGTCTGGATCCAAAGCTTGCGAGCGATATGCCCGGGCTGCGTGCCGACATCTTGGAAGCGACGCGAACGGTTCAAGCGGAACTGGGATGGACACCTCGGTTGATCCAAGCCGAGCAACTCGCTGCGTCGAAAGGAACGACACCGTTTGATGGATTGTTCCTGGCGTTGTCGTTCTTTGTGATTCTTGCGGCGGTGATGTTGATTGCGTTGTTGCTGCGTTTGGGCGTGCTGCAACGCTTGAGTGAATTCGGAACTTTGCTCGCGATCGGTTTCACTCCCGGACGTGTGATGCGATTGGCACTGAGCGAAACCGCGGTGACCGCTGCGATCGGAACTCTGTTGGGAATTTTGGGTGGCGTTGCCTACGCTTGGGGTGTGTTGTGGGCGCTCCGCTCATGGTGGGTGGGTGCGGTGACGGTTCCCTTTTTGCAATTCCATGCCACGCCGCTTTCCATTGGGCTGGGCGGCGTGTTGGGATGGTTGGTCTGCATGATGACCGCTGTTTGGACGTTGCGTTTCTTGCTCAAGCTCAACCCATCATCGTTGGTGGGAGGGCGAATCACCGATACCACATCGGCAATGGGTAAACGCGTCAAACCGTCGACAAATGGCACCGGAAGCCGAGTCCAGATGATTGCTTGGGCGTTGGTGATATTGGCTGTGGTCGCTGCCATTGCGGGAGCGATGGGAGGCGGTCAACAAGCGGCGGGTGGATTCGTTGCCGCGGGCATGTTGTTGTTGATTGCGATGTTGATCGGTGTGCACCAATTCATCCGTCGCAAGCGAACCGCATCGACGTCAGAGACAAACGCCGGCGAGGTCAATTTGGCCAGTCGCACGTTGAACGGGTTGGCTGCGGCGAATGCAAGACGCAGCCCTTTGCGAAGCACACTGGCGATTGGTTTGGTGGCGACGGCGGCTTTCTTGATTCTTTCCATCAGTGTGTTTCGATTGTCGCCCACACGAGAGGGAACCGGCGGATTCGATTTGATTGGCCAGACCGCACAGCCCTTGCACCAAGATTTGCGTGCCGAAGACATTCGGTCGGAGTTGCTTGGGCGTGATGCGGATCTGCTCGCGGAAGCAGCCGTTCGGGTCGTTCCGTTTCGAATGAAGAGTGGCGATGACGCGAGTTGCAACAACCTTTACCAAGCCATGCGTCCGACGGTGATTGGATTGTCGCCCGACGATTCGCTCGACGGTTTTGGTTGGGCCGGGATGGCTGGCGAAACGGCCGAGGCGACGTGGCAGATGTTGGACGTTCCCGCATCCGGAACGGCTGATGACCCGGTGCCCGTTGTGATCGACCAGAACACCGCTATGTGGAGTCTGCAGATGCGCAGCGGGATTGGTGAAGTGAAAGCGTTCACCTACGACGCCGATCCGATTCATTTCCGCGTGGTGGGCTTGCTAGCTGGGTCCGTGCTACAGGGCAAGTTGATCGTCGGCGAGCAGGCATTTGAAAACGTGTTCCCTCGTTCGACAGGCTATCAATATTTCTTGTTCGCAATTGGCGGCGATCAGCAGAATGCTGACACTGTTTCCACAATGAACGATGCTCAGGACATCGAGACGATCGATCAGGTCAGCGAAGTCTTGGAGTCTCGGTTGGTGGATGCTGGGATGGATGTGCAACGCGCTGATCGAGTGTTGGAAGGATTGCTGGCGGTTCAAAACACCTACCTTCGAACCTTTCAAAGTTTAGGGGCGTTGGGGTTGTTGCTGGGGACCATTGGGTTGGCCGTCGCCCAACTGCGGAGCGTGCTGGAACGTCGCGGAGAACTGGCCGTGATGCGAGCGGTTGGGTTCTCGCGCCAGCGGTTGGCCGCGTTGGTTTTGGGCGAGAACACTTTTTTGTTGGCACTTGGGATCGGTTGCGGAGCGGTCACGGCTCTGTTGGCCGTGTTGCCTTACGCTTGGCTGTCGGGAACCCAAATGCCGATTCTTGAGCCACTTGGCATCTTGATCGTGATCTTCGCGTTTGGGACCCTGGCCGGATTGGTGGCTGTTCGGAAAGTCTTGACGCTACCGTTGGTGGAATCGTTGAGAGCCGAGAATGCAGTTGCTGACGTTTGA
- a CDS encoding lipoate--protein ligase family protein translates to MQLLTFDQAGDRPRISEPTESANQAASDLLAKRQLARDEAMLQWADQVVAEDSDTGLETETLRVWSFERPTVVLGRSSKIDEEVNRSWCQQNEVPVLRRCTGGASVVGGPGCWMYSVVLRLLDETSIRKVDVAHDYVMTRVLAAVRKQLPEAERQGICDLTYQNRKFSGNSLRVARHHLLYHGTLLMGADLDLIQTCLEYAPRQPEYRAKRDHRDFVGNIELDIGRWTQDLAQQFAADTRGDHSVEHSVENVANELLQTRYSDPQWHVRR, encoded by the coding sequence ATGCAGTTGCTGACGTTTGATCAAGCCGGAGACCGACCGCGGATCAGTGAACCCACAGAGAGTGCCAATCAGGCAGCCAGCGATCTGCTAGCTAAAAGGCAACTGGCTCGGGATGAAGCGATGCTGCAGTGGGCGGATCAAGTGGTTGCGGAAGACAGCGACACTGGGTTGGAGACGGAGACACTGAGGGTTTGGAGCTTTGAGCGTCCGACGGTTGTCTTGGGGCGAAGCTCCAAAATCGATGAAGAAGTCAACCGGAGTTGGTGTCAGCAGAACGAAGTGCCAGTGCTGAGACGTTGCACCGGTGGTGCCTCGGTCGTCGGAGGTCCCGGGTGTTGGATGTACAGCGTCGTGCTTCGTTTGCTCGACGAAACTTCCATCCGCAAAGTCGATGTCGCGCACGACTACGTGATGACTCGCGTGTTGGCGGCGGTCAGAAAACAATTGCCAGAAGCGGAGCGGCAAGGCATTTGTGATCTGACGTATCAGAATCGCAAGTTTTCAGGGAATAGTTTGCGAGTGGCACGGCATCACCTGCTCTACCACGGCACGTTGCTCATGGGAGCCGATTTGGATTTGATTCAAACTTGCTTGGAATACGCACCACGGCAACCCGAGTATCGGGCCAAGCGAGACCACCGCGATTTTGTTGGCAACATTGAGTTGGACATTGGCCGGTGGACTCAGGATCTGGCACAACAATTCGCGGCCGATACGCGAGGGGATCACAGTGTGGAGCACTCAGTTGAAAACGTTGCCAACGAGTTGTTGCAAACCAGATACTCGGATCCACAGTGGCACGTGCGACGTTGA
- a CDS encoding DNA-directed RNA polymerase subunit alpha C-terminal domain-containing protein: protein MKTRIPLSKAEEEARLRRERLDLSIAEMGLTVRTTNCLEETGILTVRDLLNATPRRLLKISNFGEKTLEEVYDALEQLGFYRPGRQPVSTDN, encoded by the coding sequence ATGAAGACTCGCATTCCACTGAGCAAGGCTGAGGAAGAAGCCCGACTACGCCGCGAGCGTCTCGATCTGAGCATTGCGGAGATGGGTCTGACCGTTCGCACGACGAACTGTTTAGAAGAGACCGGCATTTTGACCGTCCGCGATTTGCTCAATGCAACGCCGCGTCGTTTGCTGAAGATCAGTAACTTCGGCGAGAAGACTTTGGAAGAAGTTTACGATGCGTTGGAGCAACTCGGTTTCTATCGTCCCGGGCGTCAGCCTGTGTCGACCGACAACTAA